The nucleotide sequence TCCAGGCCACGACGCCGTAAAAGACGAAATAAAAAATATGAAATTTCGCTACTTTCCAGATCAGAAAGAGCAGATTGACGCCGGGAATAACCGACAACACCGGCTGAACCCCCGCTTTTTGAAAGATTTTCCACAGTCCCGCGACAGTCAGCAGGACCGCGACAATCAAGATGATTTTCAAAGATATCCCCCCATTGTTACCGGTCGGCAGGTATGCCGCGGAGGCGCGCCTGAACGCGCCCCCGCAAATCTATCCTGTATACCTCATGATGCACGCGTTTCGAATTCAAAATTCCGTCGTTTATTTTTTTCCGCGGATCTTGTTCAGCTCAACCATGATCTTGTCGTAGATGCCGGGCGTCCACTTGGGGAATTTGGTGAAAACGACGGAAGCGGCTTTGTTGAAGGCGTCCGCGTCAACTTCGTGCACATTGACCCCTACGCCCTTCAGCTTTTCCATAAAGTCGGCCTCGGAAGCCACCGTGGCGTCCAGATTGTCTTTGGCGCCGAGATCCACCTGTTCCTGGATCAGTTTCTGCTGTTCGGGGGTCAGGCTCTCCCAGAGTTTCCGGGAAATGGTCACGGCCGATACGCCCAAAAGGTGATTCGTCAGGGAGTATTCCTTTACATTTTCCCACTGTTTTGTGCCCCAGTAGGTCATGATGGAGCCTTCCACGCCGTCGATGACGCCGGACTGGATGGCCGCGTAGGTGTCGGGATAGGACATGGCGATGGGATTCGCGCCCAAGGCCTTGATCGTTTCCGTATAGAGCGGGCTCGTCGGTACGCGGAGGTTGATCCCCTTCATGTCTTCGGGCACTTTCACGGGTTTCTTCAGCATCATGCTGCGGAATCCAAATACCCAGTCGATGGACAATACTTTGATGCCCTGTTCGTAAGCTTTAGCCTTGAGATCTTCCACCAGGGGCGTTCTTACCATGGCCAGATACTCGTCAAAGGACGTATAGAGGAAAGGTCCGATGATGGCGTTGAAATCGGGCACATAGTCGCCCAGAAAATCCACGCCGTCCACGCACATGACGTCTCCGCCCTGGGCCACGAGCTCCAGGCCGTCCTTTCCGATGGGCATGGTGCCGCTGTCAAACAGCTGAACTTCCAGCGCGCCCTTGCTGCCCTTGTTGATGCCGTCGATGACTTTCACGAGGGAAAGCGTCGTCTGCTCGGCGGGAACAAACTTCGTCGTCAGCTTGATCACTCTCGGGGCGGCGTAAAGACCTGATACCAGTAGCGCAAACAATGTCAGCAGTGTTGCAAGTCTGAAAAATCTTTTCATAAAACATCCTCCTTGGTTGTGTTGGTTTTCTGATTTTTTTGAAGAAAGGAAAATAAAAAAGCTTAAAAAACCGACTTTTATATTGTCTTCCGGCCAACGCGTAACAATATAACAGCATTTTTCAAGCCATCTCTATCACCGCAGCTTTATTCATCTACTTTCTTATATAGTATAAAACCTTTCTTTTGTCAAGGGCGCGGGGGAAATTTTTTTCCCCGGTTTTGGGGTGATGGTTTTGTTCTTCAGATGTTCCACAGGGATTTTTTTGACGTGCTGACGCTGACGGCGCCGGCCCTGATGGCCGCCGTGACGTCGGATTTGTCGCCGATGAGGCCCGAGGCGATGATGGGCGTCGGGACGAGGACGGACATTCTCGAGATGATTCCGGGGATAATGCCGGGCAGAACCTCCACGGCGTCGGGCTTGTTTTCCCGTATGTGCTGCACGCTGTTTTCAAAGGAAAAGGAGTCGATGATGAAGAAGCGCTGGATCACCGGGATTTTTTGCTTCCGGGCGTAGAGCGCGACGTTGTGCTTTGTGGTAATGAGGCCGTCGGGGCTCACTTCCCGCATCAGGTAGTCCACAGTGTAATTGTCCGAGGACAGGCCCGCCACCATGTCGATATGGATGAAGACAAGCTTATTGTGTGCTTTCAATGTGCTTACAATGTTACGCAAATTGACGAGATTGCTCATGACGACAAAACCCAGCTCGCTGGCGCTCTCGCAGGCCTCCTCGAGAAAATCCGCGTTGCGGATGGCGGGGATCACCGGATTTCTTTCAAGTATATCGCGCAGCCTGGGCATCGTTTCCTCCGAAAATGCTCTGATTTTTC is from Fusobacteriaceae bacterium and encodes:
- a CDS encoding C4-dicarboxylate TRAP transporter substrate-binding protein is translated as MKRFFRLATLLTLFALLVSGLYAAPRVIKLTTKFVPAEQTTLSLVKVIDGINKGSKGALEVQLFDSGTMPIGKDGLELVAQGGDVMCVDGVDFLGDYVPDFNAIIGPFLYTSFDEYLAMVRTPLVEDLKAKAYEQGIKVLSIDWVFGFRSMMLKKPVKVPEDMKGINLRVPTSPLYTETIKALGANPIAMSYPDTYAAIQSGVIDGVEGSIMTYWGTKQWENVKEYSLTNHLLGVSAVTISRKLWESLTPEQQKLIQEQVDLGAKDNLDATVASEADFMEKLKGVGVNVHEVDADAFNKAASVVFTKFPKWTPGIYDKIMVELNKIRGKK
- a CDS encoding glycerol-3-phosphate responsive antiterminator, whose amino-acid sequence is MPRLRDILERNPVIPAIRNADFLEEACESASELGFVVMSNLVNLRNIVSTLKAHNKLVFIHIDMVAGLSSDNYTVDYLMREVSPDGLITTKHNVALYARKQKIPVIQRFFIIDSFSFENSVQHIRENKPDAVEVLPGIIPGIISRMSVLVPTPIIASGLIGDKSDVTAAIRAGAVSVSTSKKSLWNI